A region of the Litchfieldia alkalitelluris genome:
TAGAAGAAATAAAACATGCTTTACTATCATTCCCAGGGGTACCAGGCAGGTTCCAAATGATAAACTACGAAAACCAGCCGACATTTATTGTTGATTATGCACATACACCGGACGGATTAGAGCACTGTCTATCAACCGCTAAGAAACAAAGTAGTGGAGAACTTATTCACATTTTTGGCTTTAGAGGAAACAGGGATAAAACAAAAAGAGAAACTATGCTGGAAATTTCAACCAGCAAATGCAACAAAGTTATTCTTACCTTAGATGATTTAAATACTGAAAGCTATAATAGTATGATTGAAGATATGAGATGTCTTGCTGAACGTAGACTAAACGTACAAATAATCCCTGATCGGACTCTAGCGATTGAACGAGCTTGGAAAGAGGCAGGGACAAATGACATTGTTATTATTACTGGCAAAGGCCCTGAGGAATATAAACAACCATTTACTCACCCATGTCTCTCAGATCAAGATACCGTAAATTTTTTAGTTAAGGAGTCTATAGATAATGATGTACAGGTAAGACATCTGCATTAATTTTAATTCATGTAGCTTAGATTATCATGTATAATAACATTATCGGTAAATGTATGAGGTGAATATATAATTATGATGTCAAATGGTTTGTTTTTATGGTCAATGGTGTTATGGGGATTTTTCCTTATAACTTTAATGGCAATCGGCGGATTCTTTATGTTTCGAAAGTTTCTTAAGAGGTTGCCAAAAGAAGATGGGAAATCAGATTTAGATTGGCAGGACTATTATCTAGAGAAATCCATTCATCTTTGGACAACAGAGCAAAAACTACTTCTTGAGGAGCTAGTAAGTCCAGTACCTGAATTATTTAGGGATGTTGCCAGACAAAAGATCGCAGGTAAAATTGGCGAATTAGCCCTAAAAGAAGCTGCTAACGAAATTACACAAGACCTTATTGTTAGGGGTTATATAAGTGCAACGCCAAAGCGTGACCATAAATTCCTAATAAAGAAACTAAAAGAAAAAGAAATTGATTTGTCACCCTATAGGCAGCTTCTCTTATGAGAAATAAAAATAAAGCCAATCAATTAAGGATGAAGTCGACTAGAGACTTCATCCTTAATTTAGTTTCCTCTATCCCTAGCTTTAGCGATTAAATAACAATTAAAAAAGCACCAGTCATAATAACGACTAATGCTCTAAGTTAATTGACTACGTAATTGTCTATATTTAATCAACATACCTATTCTCCATGGCACAATCATCCCAAATGCCAATACCCAAAACATTCCACTTAACTCACCAATATCGATTGTTGAACTTAAGATTGTTTTTAAGATAATCCGAATAATTAATAAACCCATCAATATAAAAATAAATGCCTTCGAACGTTTTAAGTAAATCTCATTGTCTTTAACCTCAAATGAAGATGTTTTAATAAGAAGAATAGAAAATAGTATCCCTACACCAACAGCTTCGAATACATGTAGTGTAGAAATTCGAAACATTGGGTGTAGAAACATCAAAGCCCCTGAACTCATAAAAATAGGGGGTAGTACAATTTTCTTTATACTTGTAGGTTGTTTAGCGGCACGCACCCTCACTACTGTAACCAGACAAGCCATAATAAAAGCAAGTATAGAGGTAGCAATTACCAATTGTGAATCATCCTTTTTTGTTATTTAAGAAAAAGCTCAAGGAGCCGTTTGGCTATTGGTTTTGACTAGCTTAGACCAGGCAGCGATTGGTGCCCGGATCTAGCTGCAAATACTAAGTACATTATTTATAAATTCTTATAATTTACAGAATAATTAAATACGTATTTTCTTGTTTTAGTCTAATACCCTCTTTATTGCCTCTAAAATTCTATTATCATCAAATGGCTTTAAGATAAAATCCTTCGCACCAAATTCAATTGACTCAACTATCATTTTTTGTTGCCCCATAGCCGAACACATAATAATTTTGGCGTTAGGATCCTCACCAATAATTTCTCTCAAGGCAGTAATTCCATTCATTTCAGGCATTGTAATATCCATAGTTACTAAATCGGGTTTATATTTATGATAAAGCTGAACAGCTTCTCTTCCATTCTCAGCCTCTGCGACTACTTCATAGTTGGCGCCTTTTAAAATATTCGATAACTTCACACGCATAAACTTTGCATCATCAACTATAAGAATTTTCGGCATTACTTAGCCCCCTATATTACATTAGGAATAGTTTTTTTATAACAGATTGGTCAGTTGGGTCATATTTCATATTAGTTAGAAACCTGTAAATCCGCCATATAGACTGGTTAAATAGACAGTAATTTTAGTCATCCAATCAAAGAACAAGACAATACCCATAAAAATCATAATATATCCACCAATTTTCATTATTTTTATGCTATGTCTTTTAATCCACTGCATTCTCCCAATGAAAAACGATAGAACAAAGAATGGAATAGCAAAGCCTAGTACATACGCAACCATGTAAATGATAGCAGAACTTGGATTTGAAGCTGCCAATAATATAACAGATGATAAAATAGGGCCAGTACATGGAGTCCACCCAGCTGCAAAAGCCATACCAATAAAAATTGAACCGATATACCCAGTAGGTCGGTGCTTAAATTCCACTCTTCGTTCCTTCATTAAAAATTCAGGTTTAAGAAAGCCTACGATTACCAATCCAAAAAAGATAATTAAAACTGCGCCAAGTTGTCTAATTAAGTCTTTATAATCCCAAAAGAAACCTCCTATAAAAGAGGCACTAAAGCCAATTGCAATAAAAATAAGTGAAAACCCAATCAAAAAGAAGATTGTATGAATGATGCTCCTTTTTTGAAGCATCGCTTGATCTGATTTAAGTTCGCCTACAGATACCCCAGTTATATACGACAAAAATGCAGGGTAAAGAGGCAGACAGCATGGGGATATAAATGACAAAAACCCAGCACCAAATGCAAGTAAAAGATTAATATCGGTCATGATTTCACTCCTATAAAAAACTATCACTCAGTAAAAGTATACAAATATAATACCATATAAGGGGGTGATTGTACTCTATTTTAACTTCTTATCCTTGCCATGGTATATTGTATCTTATTCCTCCTTGTAATATAGTTCTACTCAAAAATTCCAATTTATTTCCTTTGAATTTATTACCATAGTATCTTATAATTATTACAAGATCCTAGCCATGAAAGGAAAGCTTGCTGTGTCTAAAGAGGAAATGCTATCGAAGATTGAACGGAAAAGGGCAGAGTTAATTGAAATTGTTTCGAAAAATGGGATAAGCTCAACAATATCAATAAGATTTAGTCAGGAATTAGATATACTGTTAAATCAATATAACAAGTATCCTTCACATACAAAAACTCTCTCAAATCAATGAGAGAGTTTTTTGTCCGTTTTGTATGTGATAATAAAATGACACTAAGAAAAGAATAATTAAAGTCTAAACTAAATGCCGAAATAAAAAACCACTTTAAAAAAACTAAAACACAAGGACAAAAAAGACCACTCTTTCTGAATTATTGATTCAGAAAAGTGATCATGATTTGTTGTAAGAATGATTAAGCTTGTCCAATACTATTTTATAAAAATGAAGGATTAATCCACGTTATAAGTTAGTGATAAGTGATAATAATCTATTGTATAAGACGCTTAAACCCTTAATACATAAACGTTTTACTTGCCCATCTGTCCGTTCATCGCTTTTAGCATTTGATTGATTTTCTTTTGAGAAGGTTTCATTCCCATTTGCATCATCATTACCTTAAGCATTTGCTCGTTTATAGGTGGATTTTTCTTTAAATAATTCATCATATATTTACGTGCGATGAAAAATCCTAATGCTACCCCAGCGAGAAGTGCCAGAACACCAACTAGAACATATAACCACATATTCTATTTCCTCCTTCTTGTTGTCTACATTACAGTGTACTAAACCATATAGTATTATACAATAAAAGAAAGAAATTTTCCTGCCTTTTAAACAAATTTTCTTTCTTTAATTGGATTCAGCCAACCATAGCGATTTTGTTCGAAATCCATAGCTAGAAAACAAGGGTTATATTTACGCAGTAACTCAAAAAAAATGGTTTCAGACTCAAGATTTCCTTTTGCTTCTAAGTAAAGGTTTCTATCAGATATAGATAATTTCGCCTCACCTTCAGGTAATTGAAACTTTAAAAAGTGAGAACTCTTATTTTGTTCATAAGTTTTATACTTCTTTAATGCAACACTAATAATTTGATTGATTTTCAAGTTAGGTATAGGTCTTGTAATAAAGTTAATTTGTTGTTCTAATATTGTTTTGTATTCAACTTGAGTTGTTTCTGCATGATCTAAGAACAATTGATATAAAAGGGACTCTCTACCAAAATAATGAGTTGCAAACTCTTCCTCAAGTAAATAGATTCGATAATTTCTCATTATAAGCACCTCTATCATACTAAATTACCTTTATTATAAATCATGAACTAAAAGATAATTGTCTGTTAGTGGTGCAATAGAACACTCTTTTTGTCGAATCGATAATTTTCAACTGTATTATATCAAAAAGACCATTTTTGATATAATCAAATACCTAGTGCACAATCGTTTAATGCAATCTGTTGTTTTTACTGTCTCTTAATTTCTGAGGTGTAACATCATTTCCTTTTGGATCGATAATTTTAACTGAATGAAGAGTATCAGTCATGGAACTTCTAAATACATTTAAATATTCTTGTCTTAACGACTGTTGTTCTTCTTTTTCCTTGGATGTTAATCCTTCATTCTTTGATTTTCTAGATAGATAATTTATTCTTGCGATTTTTTCTTTAGGTAACATTTATCTTAAATTCCTCTCTATCAATGCTTAAAACATATTTTATGTTACTAAAGAAAAGTTTATTTATCAAGTAATGTTTTCTTTTTTATTCATATGTTCATTATATCTTCTGTGTACAGTTGCTTTTGATATGTCATGTCCGAAACCTCTGAGTGTAGAAGCAATTTCAGAAAATGTCAACTTTTTCTCCCTTAAAGAGATTATTTCTAATATAGGGACTTCTTTTCGTATTCGCCCCGAAGCTTTATGAGTATTAAGTAAATTTTTTTCAGGTCGATATCCATTTTCGACTGCTTGTTTCATGCCACGCTTGATTTTAGCGTTATGGATTTTCCTTTGAAACTCCTCTACTATCCCTACGATTTCTAAAACCATTGAATCTGACTCAGACAATTGTAACTCACCATGATGACTTATAGTATAAATTTTGACACTTTCTTTTAATAAGCAACTAATAATAGCTATTTTAGCATTTCCTCTACCTAGCCTAGTTTCATCTTGAATTAATACTACATCAACATCTTCTTTTTTTATCATTTGCAATAACTTTATGATACCATCCCGA
Encoded here:
- a CDS encoding DUF2621 domain-containing protein; amino-acid sequence: MSNGLFLWSMVLWGFFLITLMAIGGFFMFRKFLKRLPKEDGKSDLDWQDYYLEKSIHLWTTEQKLLLEELVSPVPELFRDVARQKIAGKIGELALKEAANEITQDLIVRGYISATPKRDHKFLIKKLKEKEIDLSPYRQLLL
- a CDS encoding CcdC family protein — encoded protein: MVIATSILAFIMACLVTVVRVRAAKQPTSIKKIVLPPIFMSSGALMFLHPMFRISTLHVFEAVGVGILFSILLIKTSSFEVKDNEIYLKRSKAFIFILMGLLIIRIILKTILSSTIDIGELSGMFWVLAFGMIVPWRIGMLIKYRQLRSQLT
- a CDS encoding response regulator; the protein is MPKILIVDDAKFMRVKLSNILKGANYEVVAEAENGREAVQLYHKYKPDLVTMDITMPEMNGITALREIIGEDPNAKIIMCSAMGQQKMIVESIEFGAKDFILKPFDDNRILEAIKRVLD
- a CDS encoding cytochrome c biogenesis CcdA family protein, translated to MTDINLLLAFGAGFLSFISPCCLPLYPAFLSYITGVSVGELKSDQAMLQKRSIIHTIFFLIGFSLIFIAIGFSASFIGGFFWDYKDLIRQLGAVLIIFFGLVIVGFLKPEFLMKERRVEFKHRPTGYIGSIFIGMAFAAGWTPCTGPILSSVILLAASNPSSAIIYMVAYVLGFAIPFFVLSFFIGRMQWIKRHSIKIMKIGGYIMIFMGIVLFFDWMTKITVYLTSLYGGFTGF
- a CDS encoding Spo0E family sporulation regulatory protein-aspartic acid phosphatase, which encodes MSKEEMLSKIERKRAELIEIVSKNGISSTISIRFSQELDILLNQYNKYPSHTKTLSNQ
- a CDS encoding YneF family protein, with product MWLYVLVGVLALLAGVALGFFIARKYMMNYLKKNPPINEQMLKVMMMQMGMKPSQKKINQMLKAMNGQMGK
- the sirA gene encoding sporulation inhibitor of replication protein SirA, translating into MRNYRIYLLEEEFATHYFGRESLLYQLFLDHAETTQVEYKTILEQQINFITRPIPNLKINQIISVALKKYKTYEQNKSSHFLKFQLPEGEAKLSISDRNLYLEAKGNLESETIFFELLRKYNPCFLAMDFEQNRYGWLNPIKERKFV
- a CDS encoding DUF896 domain-containing protein; this translates as MLPKEKIARINYLSRKSKNEGLTSKEKEEQQSLRQEYLNVFRSSMTDTLHSVKIIDPKGNDVTPQKLRDSKNNRLH
- a CDS encoding YneB family resolvase-like protein gives rise to the protein MSNAIIYVRVSTEKETQDTSIYRQKTELLALAENFNFNIIEIIEERASGYEIDRDGIIKLLQMIKKEDVDVVLIQDETRLGRGNAKIAIISCLLKESVKIYTISHHGELQLSESDSMVLEIVGIVEEFQRKIHNAKIKRGMKQAVENGYRPEKNLLNTHKASGRIRKEVPILEIISLREKKLTFSEIASTLRGFGHDISKATVHRRYNEHMNKKENIT